A stretch of Corallococcus macrosporus DNA encodes these proteins:
- a CDS encoding DUF5953 family protein → MTARKRLGLIVYAPALVGRDRRTIESVHGMEKALPGLRLEWRLSNGGRPIALPLRDGWILEKIEDGGFPLVCNGDQGFPVTVWGRERSGLFSPGGQDLFEVHAKLPLNKPVIESAAAVLEGVAEGARALWGEATPDDAAVDIAYQTAPTLAGPPSPRRGLPALKLFEHIRAPEIPYYLGWLNYWSAAAARAIGFPDPTRDAELLSRARRTASGGWVVQLTDAPLDLDNPAHLDMLKRTYERFPEIGGRAAP, encoded by the coding sequence ATGACCGCCCGAAAAAGACTCGGCCTCATCGTCTACGCGCCTGCGCTTGTGGGCAGAGACCGCCGCACAATCGAGAGCGTTCATGGAATGGAGAAGGCGCTTCCCGGCCTGCGGCTGGAGTGGAGACTCTCCAATGGAGGACGTCCTATCGCATTGCCGCTGCGTGATGGATGGATCCTGGAAAAGATCGAGGATGGAGGATTCCCGCTCGTGTGCAACGGGGACCAGGGCTTTCCCGTGACGGTCTGGGGAAGGGAAAGATCAGGGCTCTTCAGCCCAGGTGGTCAAGACCTGTTCGAAGTGCACGCGAAGCTGCCATTGAACAAGCCCGTGATCGAATCAGCGGCGGCTGTGCTTGAGGGCGTAGCGGAAGGGGCACGCGCGTTGTGGGGCGAGGCGACGCCAGACGACGCTGCCGTGGACATCGCGTATCAGACTGCCCCCACGCTGGCAGGCCCCCCTTCCCCACGCCGGGGCCTGCCAGCCCTCAAGCTCTTCGAGCACATCCGCGCCCCCGAGATTCCCTATTACCTCGGGTGGCTGAACTACTGGTCTGCCGCTGCCGCGCGGGCCATCGGGTTCCCGGATCCGACCCGCGACGCCGAGCTGCTGTCACGGGCGCGGCGCACGGCATCGGGCGGCTGGGTCGTGCAGCTCACCGATGCGCCGCTCGACCTGGACAACCCCGCCCACCTGGACATGCTCAAGCGGACCTACGAGAGGTTCCCCGAGATCGGCGGACGCGCAGCGCCTTGA
- a CDS encoding DUF6310 domain-containing protein, with product MEKCYRTLDHDRLEFHDTTGRCTVASADAATVGLGFCVLAAPEIAVGAVIVLGVVVVGVAIQEALDAYELRHASPEEAGTSRGAKVSSREAGAHRKPRPEPDPAGQSRQPPVPPVPVSQTGRASCEPVPVPHAGEDDPHDECADNFPPNRYPGMDVLVGGVRFDALQVGIRRLWEIKTHQFETYSDFVRDREIEKEIKQLDRERKAAAMCGYGFVLGVSTQAHKDALQRVDRSLDIVVTGCKR from the coding sequence GTGGAGAAGTGCTATCGGACCCTCGACCATGACCGGCTCGAGTTCCACGACACCACCGGAAGATGCACCGTGGCCTCGGCGGATGCCGCGACCGTGGGACTCGGGTTCTGCGTGCTGGCGGCTCCGGAGATTGCCGTGGGGGCCGTCATCGTGCTTGGCGTGGTGGTGGTCGGCGTCGCCATCCAGGAGGCGTTGGACGCGTATGAGCTGCGGCATGCTTCCCCCGAGGAAGCTGGGACCTCACGAGGAGCGAAGGTGTCATCCCGGGAAGCCGGAGCGCACCGCAAGCCCAGGCCGGAGCCCGACCCAGCGGGACAGAGCAGGCAGCCCCCGGTGCCGCCCGTGCCCGTGAGCCAGACGGGCCGCGCAAGCTGCGAACCGGTTCCCGTGCCCCACGCGGGCGAGGACGACCCGCATGATGAATGTGCCGACAACTTCCCACCCAACCGTTATCCCGGGATGGACGTGCTCGTCGGCGGTGTGCGCTTCGACGCGCTGCAAGTCGGCATTCGCAGGCTGTGGGAGATCAAGACCCATCAGTTTGAGACGTACAGCGACTTCGTCCGGGATCGGGAGATCGAGAAGGAAATCAAGCAACTGGATAGGGAGCGGAAGGCCGCAGCAATGTGTGGATATGGTTTCGTTCTTGGGGTGAGCACCCAGGCGCACAAAGACGCGCTTCAACGGGTGGACCGGAGCCTCGATATTGTTGTCACGGGGTGCAAACGATGA
- a CDS encoding helix-turn-helix domain-containing protein, translating to MNEKLNMVFGAAARDARLRLGLTQADVAERVGIAMEVYSRMERGRMLPRAQNLRRLCDVLAVSADTLLGVGPGASPVSPRAAPAQEDSLELRRLVRSLRELEPRQLKAVARVVRTVVSVMPPKQSPEPREPRPTPRKKPLAPPRKRRAG from the coding sequence GTGAATGAAAAGCTGAACATGGTGTTTGGAGCCGCCGCGCGTGACGCGCGCCTGCGGTTGGGACTCACGCAGGCGGACGTGGCGGAGCGCGTGGGCATCGCCATGGAGGTCTACAGCCGCATGGAGCGCGGCCGCATGCTGCCCCGGGCCCAGAACCTGCGGCGGCTGTGCGACGTGCTGGCCGTGTCCGCGGACACGCTCCTGGGCGTGGGGCCCGGCGCCTCCCCCGTGTCACCCCGCGCCGCGCCGGCCCAGGAGGACTCCCTGGAGCTGCGGCGCCTGGTGCGCTCGCTGCGAGAACTGGAGCCCCGGCAGCTCAAGGCCGTGGCGCGCGTCGTGCGCACGGTGGTGTCCGTCATGCCCCCCAAGCAGTCTCCGGAACCCCGCGAGCCCCGGCCGACGCCTCGCAAGAAGCCGCTGGCCCCGCCCCGGAAGCGCCGCGCGGGGTAG
- a CDS encoding GAF domain-containing sensor histidine kinase, producing the protein MLPPPTPADEPRRLQALRSLCLLDTPAHERFDRIVRAASHLFRVPIALVSLIDEDRQWFKARQGLDATQTPREVSFCGHAILSPATFVVPDALRDPRFHDNPLVLGAPFVRFYAGHPLRAADGSRVGTLCLIDHQPRDFSDADRAALADLAGWAEVELNALQEREARIGLMQQERFFKVSVDMLCIAAMDGTFLRLSQAWSRTLGFSEAELYSTSLVDLALEEDRAATLGHLARAREGAPVLQFEHRARCHDGSWRWLQWNAVPDPEEGLLYAVARDVTQARALEEERQRVERMKNEFISTVSHELRTPLTSIRGSLGLLCGGVAGPLDSQVAQMVGIAHKNSERLLRLINDILDLEKMESGRLDLHLAPTEVAPLLAQALQAHQGYADEYGVRLEAVVDTPHARARVDEDRFIQVLANLLSNAIKFSPQGERVTLSLTREAGALRVDVQDYGPGIPEAFQARVFQKFAQADASDTRRRPGTGLGLSIAQGLVARMGGTLRFTTTPGAGTRFSFDLPECEPGPEAA; encoded by the coding sequence ATGCTTCCACCCCCGACGCCCGCGGATGAGCCGCGGCGCCTCCAGGCGCTGCGTTCGCTGTGTCTGCTGGACACGCCCGCGCACGAACGCTTCGACCGCATCGTGCGCGCCGCGTCGCACCTGTTCCGGGTGCCCATCGCGCTGGTGTCGCTCATCGACGAGGACCGCCAGTGGTTCAAGGCGCGCCAGGGGCTGGACGCCACGCAGACGCCGCGCGAGGTGTCCTTCTGCGGGCACGCCATCCTCTCCCCCGCCACCTTCGTGGTGCCGGACGCGCTGAGGGACCCGCGCTTCCACGACAACCCGCTGGTGCTGGGCGCCCCCTTCGTCCGCTTCTACGCGGGCCACCCCCTGCGCGCCGCGGACGGCAGCCGCGTGGGCACGCTGTGCCTCATCGACCACCAGCCCCGGGACTTCTCCGACGCGGACCGCGCCGCGCTCGCGGACCTGGCGGGCTGGGCGGAGGTGGAGCTCAACGCCCTGCAGGAGCGCGAGGCCCGCATCGGGCTGATGCAGCAGGAGCGCTTCTTCAAGGTCTCCGTGGACATGCTCTGCATCGCCGCCATGGACGGCACCTTCCTGCGCCTGTCCCAGGCCTGGAGCCGCACGCTCGGCTTCTCCGAGGCGGAGCTCTACAGCACGTCCCTGGTGGACCTGGCCCTGGAGGAGGACCGCGCCGCCACGCTGGGGCACCTGGCCCGCGCGCGCGAGGGCGCCCCCGTCCTCCAGTTCGAGCACCGCGCCCGCTGCCATGACGGCTCCTGGCGCTGGCTCCAGTGGAACGCCGTGCCGGACCCGGAGGAGGGGCTGCTCTACGCCGTCGCCCGCGACGTCACCCAGGCCCGCGCCCTGGAGGAGGAGCGCCAGCGCGTGGAGCGGATGAAGAACGAGTTCATCTCCACCGTGAGCCACGAGCTGCGCACGCCGCTCACCTCCATCCGCGGCTCGCTGGGCCTCTTGTGCGGCGGCGTGGCGGGCCCGCTGGACTCCCAGGTGGCCCAGATGGTGGGCATCGCCCACAAGAACAGCGAACGGCTGCTGCGCCTCATCAACGACATCCTGGACCTGGAGAAGATGGAGTCCGGCCGGCTGGACCTGCACCTGGCCCCCACGGAGGTGGCGCCGCTGCTGGCCCAGGCGCTCCAGGCCCACCAGGGCTACGCGGACGAGTACGGCGTGCGCCTGGAGGCCGTGGTGGACACGCCCCACGCCCGCGCCCGCGTGGACGAGGACCGCTTCATCCAGGTGCTGGCGAACCTCCTCTCCAACGCCATCAAGTTCTCCCCCCAGGGCGAGCGCGTCACCCTGTCGCTCACCCGCGAGGCCGGCGCGCTGCGCGTGGACGTGCAGGATTACGGCCCCGGCATCCCGGAGGCCTTCCAGGCCCGCGTCTTCCAGAAGTTCGCGCAGGCGGACGCGTCCGACACCCGCAGGCGCCCCGGCACCGGCCTGGGGCTGAGCATCGCCCAGGGCCTGGTGGCCCGCATGGGCGGCACCCTGCGCTTCACCACCACCCCGGGGGCGGGCACCCGCTTCTCCTTCGACCTGCCGGAGTGCGAACCCGGGCCGGAAGCGGCCTGA
- a CDS encoding response regulator, with amino-acid sequence MAKIEKVLLVDDEDDIRTIGQLSLSRVGGWKTVLASSGAEALEKAGQEGPDLILLDVMMPGMDGPTTFGRLRAQPATANTPIIFMTAKVQKQEVARYLELGAVGVIGKPFDPMTLPQEIRRLVP; translated from the coding sequence ATGGCGAAAATCGAGAAGGTCCTGCTCGTGGACGACGAGGACGACATCCGCACCATCGGGCAGCTCAGCCTCAGCCGTGTGGGCGGATGGAAGACGGTGCTCGCGTCCTCCGGCGCGGAGGCCCTGGAGAAGGCGGGCCAGGAGGGCCCGGACCTCATCCTCCTGGACGTGATGATGCCCGGCATGGACGGGCCCACCACGTTCGGCCGGCTGCGCGCCCAGCCCGCGACCGCGAACACGCCCATCATCTTCATGACCGCCAAGGTCCAGAAGCAGGAGGTGGCGCGCTACCTGGAGCTGGGCGCGGTGGGCGTCATCGGCAAGCCGTTCGACCCCATGACCCTGCCGCAGGAAATCCGCCGACTGGTGCCTTGA